One Mycolicibacterium sp. TUM20985 genomic window, CGGCATGCGCGGAGTGGTGACGTTGGCCGCGGCCGCGGCCATCCCCGTCACCACGGCGGCAGGGGAACCGTTTCCCGAGCGCGCCACCATTCAGGCCATCGCGTTCGTGGTCAGCGTCGGCACGTTGTTGATCCAGGGCGCCACCCTGCCCCTGCTGATCAGCCGGTTGCACCTGTCGGAGGACGAAGTCGCCTACGAGCGGGAGCAGACGCTGAAGGCCGAACGCGTCGTGTACGACGCGGCCGACAGTGTGCTCGCCGAGTTCCGGGCCAATCCGCCGGAGGGGCTGGATCCGCGCGTGTCGGCCGAGATCCGCAGCATTGTCGCCAGGCACTCACAGGATGCCGACGAGATGCCCGACCCGGCGACGCACACGTTGCGCGCCGAGGTCTTCGCATCGCTGTATCTGGAGGTGCTGCGGGCCCAGCGAGCCGCCCTCATCGCCGAACGCGACGAGGGTCGGATCGAAGACGAAGCCGCCCGCGCGATGCTCGAAAGACTCGACCTGCAGGAGGCTGGCGTGTCAGCCCGGTTGGAGAGCCGGCTCTAGCTCCTGCTCACGGGTGATTCCGGCTGGAAGGGTTGGTACCACCACCAGTCGGCGCGTTCGCCGGTCGGTCCGCGACAGGGCGCGACCCGTGGTGGGGGTCGGGTTGGTGGGCGGGCCAGCGATCCCGCGGTGAGCGTTCGGCCCTGGGCGTCGGTGACGACGAGGTGGTGGGCGGGTCCGGTGAGGGTGATGATCCCCCGGTGATGGAGGCGGTGGTGGTGGGGGCACACCAGGACCAGGTTGGCCAGCTCGGTGAGCCCGCCGTCCTCCCAGTGCTGCAGGTGGTGGGCGTGCAGACCGCGGGTGGCCCCGCAGCCGGGGACCACGCAGCAGCGGTCACGGTGCTCCAACGCCCGACGCAGCCGGCGGCTGATCAGCCGGGTCTCGCGGCCCGCCCCGATCGGCTGGCCGTGGCGTTGGAACCAGACCTCGCAGGTGGCGTCACAGGTCAGGTAGCGGCGGTCGGCGTCAGACAGCAGCGGACCCAGATGCAGCGCCGCGATGCGCTGCTCGACGTCCAGATGGACCACCACGGTGGTGCGCTGTCCGTGCGGGCGCCGCGCCACGTCGGCGTCCCACCCCGCCTCGATCAGGCTCAGGAACCCGTCGATGGTGCTCGGCACCGGCGGGCACTGCCCCCCGGCGCCGTCGGGGTGGTCGCGTTTCCACTGGGCGATCAGGGCGTCGGTGTGCGACTGCACCGCCGCGTCGAACGTCGCGGCCTCGGCGTGGGGCAGGGTGATCCGCCAGGTGGTGGATTCCTCGTCCTCGGTCTTGCTGAACGACCGCGGCGGTTCGGGGCGAGGCTCGGGCTCGGCATCGGCATCGGGATCCGGGTCGGGGTCGGGTGAGGGTTCGGGGTCGGGTCGGGGTTCCCACTTGACCGCGGTGCGGAGCTGGCTGACCGTGGCACTGGCCGCCAGCTCGGCGTAGTGCTCATCAGAACCTGCGGCGGCGCGGCCGGCGATGACGCCGACCTGATCCAGGGACAGCCGGCCCTCTCTCATGTCGGCCGCGCAGCGGGGGAACTCCTCGAGCCGGTGCGCGA contains:
- a CDS encoding HNH endonuclease signature motif containing protein — its product is MSSTAPVLAPCERLEVLFEELAELTGQRNAIDGRIVEVVAEIDRDELWGATGCRSVPALVAWKTGVTPANAETIATVAHRLEEFPRCAADMREGRLSLDQVGVIAGRAAAGSDEHYAELAASATVSQLRTAVKWEPRPDPEPSPDPDPDPDADAEPEPRPEPPRSFSKTEDEESTTWRITLPHAEAATFDAAVQSHTDALIAQWKRDHPDGAGGQCPPVPSTIDGFLSLIEAGWDADVARRPHGQRTTVVVHLDVEQRIAALHLGPLLSDADRRYLTCDATCEVWFQRHGQPIGAGRETRLISRRLRRALEHRDRCCVVPGCGATRGLHAHHLQHWEDGGLTELANLVLVCPHHHRLHHRGIITLTGPAHHLVVTDAQGRTLTAGSLARPPTRPPPRVAPCRGPTGERADWWWYQPFQPESPVSRS